The following proteins are co-located in the Blastopirellula marina genome:
- a CDS encoding DUF1080 domain-containing protein, producing MRLFIFLILIVFCPWPAYADDWQPLFNGQDLTGWRANVDPKAFTVQDGILRVNASSQTRAHLFYVGQDDDDLEPFMNFELEAIARAEPNSNGGIFVHTDMSTRDAKLHLAKGYEVQLNSSLKEKRKTGSLYAIVDLDQSPVDETKWFRVRVVVQDKRITVHLDGNKVIDYTEPENVERPASRSGRRFSPDGGAIALQAHDPDSVWYFKEIRVKRLP from the coding sequence ATGCGACTATTCATCTTTCTGATCTTGATCGTTTTCTGTCCGTGGCCAGCCTACGCGGATGACTGGCAGCCTCTATTCAATGGCCAGGACTTGACCGGTTGGCGAGCCAACGTCGATCCCAAGGCATTCACCGTTCAAGATGGAATCTTGCGGGTGAACGCCTCCAGTCAAACGCGAGCTCATCTGTTTTACGTTGGCCAGGATGACGATGACCTGGAACCGTTCATGAACTTCGAGTTGGAAGCGATTGCCCGAGCCGAACCGAACTCGAACGGCGGGATCTTTGTGCATACCGACATGTCAACTCGCGATGCGAAGTTGCACCTGGCCAAAGGTTACGAAGTGCAGCTGAATAGTTCCTTGAAAGAAAAGCGGAAGACGGGCAGCTTGTACGCAATTGTCGATCTCGACCAATCGCCGGTCGATGAAACGAAGTGGTTCCGGGTGCGGGTCGTCGTGCAAGACAAGCGAATCACAGTGCATCTCGATGGCAACAAAGTAATCGACTACACCGAACCAGAAAACGTCGAGAGGCCAGCATCTCGCAGCGGACGACGATTCTCGCCCGACGGCGGAGCCATCGCCCTGCAAGCCCACGACCCAGACAGCGTCTGGTATTTCAAAGAGATCCGCGTGAAGCGGTTACCGTAA
- a CDS encoding YybH family protein, which yields MPNRNLFFTLTIVAALSGIPLALAAQEADPKPQQIIQQWAATFNKNDAELLSAFYDRSDELEVVVSAGVRHRGFVALKKAYVDDMAAVQFYDSAAIEPSTRILGDTAIVSFEHKFKARIKQDNSRWQIHIRTTTVLKRMDGEWKIVLEHSSPIMGIERFTPIAS from the coding sequence ATGCCCAATCGCAATCTGTTCTTCACGCTAACTATCGTGGCGGCGTTGTCTGGGATTCCCTTGGCCCTCGCTGCCCAAGAGGCGGATCCTAAGCCGCAGCAAATCATTCAGCAGTGGGCGGCGACGTTCAATAAGAACGACGCCGAGCTACTATCTGCTTTTTACGATCGATCGGACGAGTTGGAAGTGGTCGTCTCGGCTGGCGTGCGGCATCGTGGGTTTGTCGCTTTGAAGAAGGCGTATGTCGATGATATGGCAGCCGTTCAGTTCTACGATTCCGCGGCTATCGAGCCATCCACGCGGATCCTCGGTGACACGGCCATCGTCAGCTTTGAGCACAAGTTCAAGGCGCGAATCAAGCAGGATAACTCGCGCTGGCAAATCCACATTCGCACCACCACCGTGCTCAAGCGAATGGACGGAGAATGGAAGATCGTGCTCGAACATTCTTCACCGATCATGGGGATCGAGCGTTTTACGCCGATTGCGAGCTAA
- a CDS encoding arylsulfatase yields MSRKKHKPWYLFVSLAVLLTSTELFAQEVTGTLGSASATTTIPGKQLPAPAPPFGGVIKENAMQSKPWWAPRIVPPKEAPNILLIMTDDAGFGVPSTFGGVIPTPTMDRLAKNGLRFNRVFSTALCSPTRAALITGRNHHSVGFGVIAEQATGFPGYDSVIPKSKATIGRILRDNGYATSWFGKNHNTPTYEASQAGPFTQWPTGLGFDYFYGFVGGDANQWGPNLFRNTTQIYPFEQHQGTLKMDRSDPKAETWPVTGEESDWNMITAMADDAIDWMTRIHQSDPSQPIFMHYTPGCSHAPHHPTKEWVEKIEAMHLFDDGYEKLRERIFENQKRLGVIPPGLKLTPWPKDLLTPWDELPPEAQKLFIRQANVFAAYVAYNDYEMGRVIQAFDDLGKLDNTIIIYQNGDNGTSAEGGPVGTFSEVCFFNGVGTTIEQQMKYYDAWGTEFTYNHMSAGWSWAFDTPFDWFKQNASRLGGTSQNMVISWPQGIQDKGGLREQFVHVIDYVPTILEVTGIAAPEYVDGIKQDPIEGTSFAYAFDKANADAPSQHTTQYFEMMGQYAMYHEGWFLSTKVNRAPWQAFSAANPDPLNNQVFQLYNLNKDWNQTEDIAANHPEKVKELRAKFLEEAKKYQVLPLNASVGARVAAERPSLTAGRDTLVYTRAMTGLPQGDAPFLLDTSYTISADITVPKQGAEGMIVTSGGRFAGYGFYLLKGKPVFLWNLLDLQRLKWEGPDALAPGRHILEFDFQYDGSGVGTMAFNSFAGIGQGGVGTLTVDGKVVATQRMEKTIPIILQWEESFDIGSDTITGVNDDDYHPPFPLTAQFNKLTIKIDRPQLSQEEIEKLTEGLKKLEAGRE; encoded by the coding sequence ATGTCGCGAAAGAAGCACAAACCGTGGTATCTGTTCGTTTCACTTGCCGTCCTACTGACATCGACGGAGCTGTTTGCGCAGGAAGTGACCGGAACGCTGGGTTCGGCCAGCGCCACAACGACCATCCCTGGCAAGCAACTTCCCGCACCCGCTCCGCCTTTTGGCGGCGTTATCAAAGAGAACGCGATGCAGTCCAAGCCGTGGTGGGCACCGCGTATTGTGCCGCCGAAGGAAGCACCGAACATCTTGCTGATCATGACCGATGACGCTGGCTTTGGCGTGCCCAGCACCTTTGGTGGCGTGATTCCGACGCCCACCATGGATCGGCTGGCGAAGAACGGCCTGCGGTTTAATCGCGTTTTCTCGACCGCACTTTGCTCACCAACCAGGGCGGCGCTGATCACCGGACGAAATCACCATTCGGTTGGCTTCGGAGTGATTGCCGAACAGGCAACCGGTTTTCCGGGATACGATAGCGTGATTCCCAAAAGCAAGGCGACCATTGGACGCATCTTGCGGGACAACGGCTATGCCACCAGTTGGTTCGGAAAAAACCACAACACGCCGACCTACGAAGCCAGCCAGGCAGGCCCTTTCACCCAATGGCCAACGGGACTGGGGTTCGACTATTTCTACGGCTTTGTCGGTGGCGATGCGAATCAGTGGGGGCCGAACCTATTCCGCAATACCACGCAGATCTATCCGTTCGAGCAGCACCAAGGAACGCTGAAAATGGATCGATCCGATCCCAAGGCGGAAACCTGGCCGGTCACGGGGGAAGAAAGCGATTGGAACATGATCACGGCCATGGCCGACGACGCGATCGACTGGATGACACGCATCCATCAAAGTGATCCTTCTCAGCCGATCTTCATGCATTATACGCCTGGCTGTTCGCATGCTCCGCATCATCCGACGAAAGAGTGGGTCGAGAAGATCGAAGCGATGCACCTGTTTGACGACGGCTACGAAAAGCTCCGCGAACGCATCTTCGAGAATCAAAAGCGGCTGGGCGTAATTCCACCAGGCTTGAAGCTGACGCCGTGGCCGAAAGACTTGCTCACTCCGTGGGACGAATTGCCGCCAGAGGCTCAGAAACTGTTCATTCGTCAAGCGAACGTGTTCGCGGCCTACGTGGCTTACAACGATTACGAAATGGGCCGCGTGATCCAAGCTTTCGATGACCTTGGCAAGCTCGACAACACGATCATCATCTATCAGAACGGCGATAATGGTACCAGCGCTGAAGGTGGCCCCGTGGGAACATTCAGCGAAGTCTGCTTTTTCAACGGGGTCGGTACCACCATTGAACAACAGATGAAGTATTACGACGCTTGGGGTACCGAGTTCACGTATAACCACATGTCGGCTGGTTGGTCATGGGCATTCGATACGCCGTTCGACTGGTTCAAGCAGAATGCATCGCGGTTGGGTGGCACGAGTCAAAACATGGTGATCTCGTGGCCTCAGGGAATTCAAGACAAGGGAGGTCTTCGCGAACAATTCGTGCATGTGATCGACTATGTACCGACTATCCTCGAAGTGACCGGCATTGCCGCGCCTGAATATGTCGATGGGATCAAGCAAGATCCGATCGAAGGAACCAGCTTTGCCTACGCCTTCGACAAGGCAAACGCAGATGCTCCTTCGCAACATACGACCCAGTACTTCGAGATGATGGGACAGTATGCGATGTATCACGAAGGATGGTTCTTGAGCACCAAGGTGAATCGGGCCCCGTGGCAAGCGTTTTCGGCCGCGAATCCCGATCCGCTCAACAACCAGGTATTTCAATTGTATAACCTGAACAAGGACTGGAATCAGACCGAAGACATCGCCGCCAATCACCCCGAAAAGGTCAAAGAGCTTCGGGCCAAGTTCCTGGAAGAAGCGAAGAAATACCAGGTTTTGCCGCTGAACGCCTCCGTTGGCGCTCGTGTTGCAGCTGAACGTCCCAGTCTAACGGCCGGTCGCGATACGTTGGTCTATACCAGAGCGATGACTGGACTTCCTCAAGGGGACGCCCCCTTCTTGCTCGACACTTCGTACACGATTTCCGCCGACATCACCGTACCCAAACAGGGTGCAGAAGGGATGATCGTCACCTCCGGCGGTCGCTTTGCGGGATACGGATTCTATCTGCTGAAAGGGAAGCCAGTGTTTCTTTGGAACTTACTGGACCTTCAACGCTTAAAATGGGAAGGACCAGACGCACTGGCCCCAGGTCGGCACATCCTGGAATTCGACTTTCAATACGACGGCAGTGGTGTCGGTACGATGGCCTTCAACAGTTTCGCAGGCATCGGCCAGGGTGGCGTTGGAACGCTCACAGTTGACGGAAAGGTTGTCGCCACACAGCGAATGGAGAAGACCATTCCCATTATCTTGCAATGGGAAGAGAGCTTCGATATCGGCTCCGATACCATCACCGGCGTCAACGATGACGACTATCACCCGCCGTTCCCATTGACCGCTCAGTTTAACAAGCTGACCATCAAGATCGATCGGCCGCAGCTCTCACAGGAAGAAATCGAGAAGCTTACCGAAGGCTTAAAGAAGCTAGAAGCTGGCCGCGAGTAA